Proteins encoded within one genomic window of Catenulispora sp. MAP5-51:
- a CDS encoding DUF5336 domain-containing protein has translation MSTQSGANGDPVPRPEGEGSSQTPPVGGQPPSQPPSQPAIGQPHPPPTQPAVGQPHPPQPEYQGPPHFTTPPPGAQPHHAPPPHAPNHQPPRPAVTVPLGKMLYLCVAALGVINLFLGYVSTGDGDSMNLYKAAVAIYTLAPTMFFLAGLVAVREFLPRERAPGALPAMITTAIFVTLVLSAISSDGAGDLQTLFLVFGAIQFLLSWLAYLFDSGIFAARR, from the coding sequence AGGGGAGGGGTCGAGCCAGACGCCACCGGTGGGGGGTCAGCCGCCGAGCCAGCCGCCGAGCCAGCCGGCAATCGGCCAACCGCACCCGCCGCCGACTCAGCCGGCAGTCGGCCAACCGCACCCGCCGCAGCCCGAGTATCAGGGCCCGCCGCACTTCACCACGCCGCCGCCCGGCGCACAGCCGCACCATGCCCCGCCGCCGCACGCGCCGAACCACCAGCCCCCGCGGCCGGCCGTCACCGTCCCGCTGGGCAAGATGCTCTACCTCTGCGTCGCGGCCCTCGGCGTGATCAACCTGTTCCTCGGCTACGTCAGCACCGGCGACGGCGACTCCATGAACCTCTACAAGGCCGCCGTCGCCATCTACACCCTGGCCCCGACCATGTTCTTCCTGGCCGGCCTGGTCGCGGTGCGCGAGTTCCTGCCGCGCGAGCGGGCGCCGGGCGCGCTGCCGGCGATGATCACCACCGCGATCTTCGTCACCCTCGTGCTCTCGGCGATCAGCTCCGACGGGGCCGGTGACCTGCAGACGCTCTTCCTCGTCTTCGGCGCCATCCAGTTCCTGCTGTCCTGGCTGGCATACCTGTTCGACTCCGGCATCTTCGCCGCGCGCCGATAG
- a CDS encoding pyridoxamine 5'-phosphate oxidase family protein, whose protein sequence is MSQRDRIRMSDDEIETFFAAGRKLQIASANADGTPHLVTMYYALLDGDLAFWTYGKSQKAVNLRRDPRITCLLEDGIAYNELRGVTVYGEVDLIEDYDRVLAFGMALTARYPEVFGADAEAMRPFVEQQAHKRVVARVRAKRTASWDHSKM, encoded by the coding sequence ATGAGCCAGCGGGACCGCATCCGGATGTCCGATGATGAGATCGAAACCTTTTTCGCCGCGGGGCGCAAGCTCCAGATCGCCTCGGCGAACGCCGATGGCACGCCACACCTGGTCACCATGTACTACGCGCTGCTGGACGGCGACCTGGCCTTCTGGACGTACGGCAAGTCCCAGAAGGCGGTGAACCTGCGGCGCGATCCGCGGATCACGTGCCTGCTCGAAGACGGTATCGCCTACAACGAACTGCGCGGCGTCACCGTGTACGGCGAGGTGGACCTGATCGAGGACTACGACCGGGTCCTCGCCTTCGGCATGGCCCTGACCGCGCGCTACCCCGAGGTCTTCGGCGCCGACGCCGAGGCGATGCGCCCCTTCGTCGAGCAGCAGGCGCACAAGCGCGTGGTGGCGCGGGTGCGGGCCAAGCGGACCGCGTCGTGGGACCACTCGAAGATGTGA
- a CDS encoding oxygenase MpaB family protein, translating into MTARLKAYVRRELNASVHGSGGLRLKERYSSPPGDPGLFGPGAVTWRVHSDAPGMLMGGFASLMLQSLHPLAMAGVDQHSDFRTDPLTRLNRTVAYVLSTTFGSTEVAEAAVAHVRERVHPHINGNAPDGRPYSAEDPHLLTWVHVAEVRCFLAGYERFGAPPLTAAERDQYYREVAVPARMLGARDVPESAAEVASYLRDMQPELQATEAAIEGIHFIRKFGADPRERAAVRVLMNGASALLPDWARDPLQLGRSDAVRLFVDRPLAQAAGRTLRWAMEPSEIVGTAYARMGLTPPRRHLGWRTAPGASQG; encoded by the coding sequence ATGACGGCAAGGCTGAAGGCGTACGTCCGGCGCGAGCTGAACGCCAGCGTGCACGGCTCCGGCGGGCTGCGCCTGAAGGAGCGCTACTCCAGCCCGCCCGGCGACCCCGGTCTGTTCGGGCCCGGCGCGGTGACCTGGCGCGTGCACTCCGACGCCCCGGGCATGCTCATGGGCGGCTTCGCCTCGCTGATGCTCCAGTCGCTGCACCCGCTGGCGATGGCCGGCGTCGATCAGCACTCCGACTTCCGCACCGACCCGCTCACCCGGCTGAACCGGACCGTCGCCTACGTCCTGTCGACGACCTTCGGTTCCACCGAGGTCGCCGAGGCCGCGGTCGCGCACGTCCGCGAGCGCGTCCACCCGCACATCAACGGCAACGCCCCCGACGGCCGCCCCTACAGCGCCGAGGACCCGCACCTGCTGACCTGGGTCCACGTCGCCGAGGTGCGCTGCTTCCTGGCCGGCTACGAGCGCTTCGGCGCCCCGCCCCTTACCGCCGCCGAACGCGACCAGTACTACCGCGAGGTCGCGGTCCCGGCGCGGATGCTGGGCGCGCGCGACGTCCCCGAGTCGGCCGCCGAGGTCGCGAGCTACCTGCGGGACATGCAGCCCGAGCTCCAGGCCACCGAGGCGGCGATCGAGGGCATCCACTTCATCCGGAAGTTCGGCGCCGACCCCCGGGAGCGCGCCGCCGTCCGGGTCCTGATGAACGGCGCCTCGGCGCTGCTCCCGGACTGGGCCCGCGACCCGCTCCAGCTGGGGCGCTCCGACGCGGTCCGGCTGTTCGTCGACCGCCCGCTGGCCCAGGCCGCGGGGCGCACGCTGCGCTGGGCGATGGAGCCCTCGGAGATCGTCGGGACCGCCTACGCGCGCATGGGGCTGACGCCGCCCCGCCGGCACCTCGGCTGGCGGACGGCGCCGGGCGCTTCGCAGGGCTAG
- a CDS encoding luciferase family protein produces the protein MHDQPRPGTRPATSDQGPHRQLDQNAGPALWGEMVARTFALPGVVEGHSQVSPADSRAVFLADQPAERSPETSLAPGKRLEPVHVHGVTDTSVHLVLPAGRGARLVELGWAEPHQFGDFGTEYMVYGPRTEAEVAIVLSIIRESLAFARSAPAD, from the coding sequence GTGCATGACCAGCCGCGCCCAGGAACCCGTCCTGCCACATCCGATCAGGGCCCGCATCGCCAACTGGACCAGAACGCCGGCCCCGCGCTGTGGGGCGAGATGGTCGCGCGGACCTTCGCCCTCCCGGGCGTGGTCGAAGGCCACAGCCAGGTGTCGCCGGCCGACTCCAGAGCGGTGTTCCTGGCCGACCAGCCCGCGGAACGTTCGCCCGAGACGTCTCTGGCGCCGGGCAAGCGGCTGGAACCGGTCCACGTGCATGGCGTCACCGACACCAGCGTCCACCTGGTGCTTCCCGCCGGCCGAGGCGCACGGCTGGTGGAGCTGGGCTGGGCCGAACCTCACCAGTTCGGTGATTTCGGCACCGAGTACATGGTCTACGGGCCGCGAACCGAGGCCGAGGTGGCGATCGTGCTCTCGATCATCCGGGAGAGCCTGGCGTTCGCTCGCTCGGCGCCGGCCGACTAG
- a CDS encoding sigma-70 family RNA polymerase sigma factor produces the protein MSAELLHRARSGDREAFAELVGPYRGELHLLCYRMLGSFQDAEDTLQEVLLAAWLGLAGFEERSSLRTWLHRITTNRCLNTLRSAGRRPQPAAAFPAPVPEPSAHNEVLWLQPYPDLLLDRLPDGKPGPEARYETAEAISLAFLTALQLLPPNQRAVLLLRDVLGYRAAETAELLDLTESAVTSALKRARATLDATARGPERPGPVPGSPQERELTERFVAAFTSHDIDALLALMTDDIWIRMPPMPFEYQGTENVRGFFTAIEAHRRAICRLVPTRANGQPAWGEYALDRVTDKLHCVGMLVARYSGDRVDELTHFEAGVAASFGLPRVLGDG, from the coding sequence ATGTCGGCCGAGCTGCTGCACCGCGCCCGGTCCGGCGACCGGGAGGCCTTCGCCGAACTGGTCGGGCCGTACCGGGGCGAGCTGCACCTGCTCTGCTACCGGATGCTCGGGTCCTTCCAGGACGCCGAGGACACCCTGCAGGAGGTGCTGCTGGCGGCGTGGCTCGGGCTGGCCGGGTTCGAGGAGCGCTCCTCGCTGCGGACGTGGCTGCACCGCATCACCACGAACCGGTGTCTGAACACGCTGCGCTCGGCAGGCCGGCGTCCGCAGCCCGCGGCGGCCTTCCCGGCGCCGGTGCCGGAGCCCTCGGCGCACAACGAGGTGCTGTGGCTCCAGCCGTATCCGGACCTGTTGCTCGATCGGCTACCCGATGGGAAGCCCGGGCCGGAGGCCAGGTACGAGACGGCCGAGGCGATCTCGTTGGCGTTCCTGACCGCGTTGCAGCTGCTGCCGCCGAACCAGCGTGCGGTGTTGCTGCTGCGGGACGTGCTCGGCTACCGCGCCGCCGAGACCGCCGAGCTGTTGGACCTGACGGAGAGCGCGGTGACGAGCGCTCTGAAGCGGGCGCGCGCCACCCTGGACGCGACGGCGCGGGGGCCGGAGCGTCCGGGGCCGGTGCCCGGCAGTCCGCAGGAGCGCGAGCTGACCGAGCGGTTCGTCGCGGCGTTCACCTCGCACGACATCGACGCCCTCCTGGCGCTGATGACCGACGACATCTGGATCCGGATGCCTCCGATGCCGTTCGAGTACCAGGGGACGGAGAACGTCCGCGGCTTCTTCACGGCCATCGAGGCGCACCGCCGCGCGATCTGCCGCCTGGTGCCGACGCGCGCCAACGGGCAGCCGGCGTGGGGCGAGTACGCGCTGGACCGGGTGACCGACAAGCTGCACTGCGTCGGGATGCTGGTGGCGCGCTACTCCGGGGACCGGGTCGACGAGCTGACGCACTTCGAGGCGGGGGTGGCGGCCTCCTTCGGGCTGCCGCGGGTGCTGGGGGACGGCTAG
- a CDS encoding SDR family NAD(P)-dependent oxidoreductase, with amino-acid sequence MANDFLTGKTVLVTGSSRGLGRALVDAALDQGAQRVYAGARNPAAHPDARVVPLRLDITDVDQIELAAKAVEELDVLVNNAGAASYAEIDDREELDRMLAVNLYGPYDVSHAFRHHLTASRGTLVNVLSTTSVAAVPVLPAYSISKAAAYSFTQVLRALLAPKGVKVHAVLAGPLDTDMSQDLDIPKTAPDAVAAEILAAVVAGTEDVFPDPFAAALAAGWADAPVTLMQRAAAEMVAA; translated from the coding sequence ATGGCGAACGACTTCCTCACCGGCAAGACCGTCCTGGTCACCGGATCCAGCCGGGGACTGGGCCGCGCGCTCGTCGACGCGGCCCTGGACCAGGGCGCGCAGCGGGTCTACGCCGGGGCCCGCAACCCGGCCGCCCATCCCGACGCGCGCGTCGTCCCGCTCCGGCTGGACATCACCGACGTCGACCAGATCGAGCTCGCGGCGAAGGCCGTCGAGGAGCTGGACGTCCTGGTCAACAACGCCGGGGCGGCCTCCTACGCGGAGATCGACGACCGCGAGGAGCTGGACCGGATGCTCGCGGTCAACCTCTACGGGCCCTACGACGTCTCGCACGCCTTCCGGCACCACCTCACCGCCTCGCGGGGGACGCTGGTGAACGTGCTGTCCACCACCTCGGTCGCCGCGGTGCCGGTCTTGCCCGCCTACTCGATCTCGAAGGCGGCGGCGTACTCCTTCACCCAGGTGCTGCGGGCGCTGCTGGCGCCCAAGGGGGTGAAGGTGCACGCGGTCCTGGCCGGGCCGCTGGACACCGACATGTCGCAGGACCTGGACATCCCCAAGACCGCGCCGGACGCGGTGGCGGCGGAGATCCTCGCGGCGGTGGTCGCCGGGACCGAGGACGTCTTCCCGGACCCGTTCGCCGCGGCGCTGGCGGCGGGCTGGGCGGACGCCCCGGTCACGCTCATGCAGCGGGCGGCGGCCGAGATGGTCGCGGCCTGA
- a CDS encoding TIGR03619 family F420-dependent LLM class oxidoreductase, whose product MRLGVNVPNFGAATSVDVLERWAHVAEGLGFDLLMMSDHVLVTEDVAKTYPGPFHDPFTTLAWLAGRTERIRLGTTVLIMPYRQPALTAQMAASLHRLSRGRFVLGVGVGWARQEFAALEVPFNRRGALTDEHLDEMHQIWGGGVEGVAPALAPDELPGPPVWIGGNSDAGIRRAVVSGNGWHPLGFTMDWIQDAVGRLKAFADEAGREVPTLAPRIKLRLTPEPVTDPDRQAGIGTLEQVLDDLDRLRALGSEVTVLDPYHGDPAELERPEDAWRQLAVVAAAWGSFAAPTAV is encoded by the coding sequence GTGCGGCTGGGGGTCAACGTCCCGAATTTCGGGGCCGCCACGTCGGTGGACGTGCTGGAACGCTGGGCGCACGTCGCCGAGGGCCTGGGCTTCGACCTGCTGATGATGTCCGACCACGTGCTGGTCACCGAGGACGTGGCGAAGACCTATCCGGGACCGTTCCACGACCCCTTCACGACCCTGGCCTGGCTGGCCGGACGCACCGAGCGCATCCGCCTGGGCACCACGGTCCTGATCATGCCCTACCGCCAGCCGGCGCTGACCGCGCAGATGGCGGCGAGCCTGCACCGGCTCTCGCGCGGGCGCTTCGTGCTCGGTGTCGGGGTCGGCTGGGCGCGTCAGGAGTTCGCGGCCCTGGAGGTCCCGTTCAACCGCCGCGGCGCGCTGACCGACGAGCACCTGGACGAGATGCACCAGATCTGGGGCGGCGGCGTCGAGGGCGTGGCGCCGGCGCTGGCCCCCGACGAGCTGCCGGGGCCGCCGGTGTGGATCGGCGGCAACAGCGACGCGGGCATCCGGCGCGCGGTGGTGTCCGGCAACGGCTGGCACCCGCTGGGCTTCACCATGGACTGGATCCAGGACGCGGTCGGGCGGCTGAAGGCGTTCGCCGACGAGGCCGGGCGCGAGGTGCCGACGCTGGCGCCGCGGATCAAGCTGCGGCTGACGCCCGAGCCGGTCACCGACCCGGACCGCCAGGCCGGCATCGGCACGCTGGAGCAGGTCCTGGACGACCTGGACCGGCTGCGCGCGCTGGGGTCGGAGGTCACGGTGCTGGACCCGTACCACGGCGACCCGGCGGAGCTGGAGCGTCCGGAGGACGCCTGGCGGCAGCTCGCGGTGGTGGCGGCCGCCTGGGGGTCGTTCGCGGCGCCCACCGCGGTCTGA
- a CDS encoding Rieske 2Fe-2S domain-containing protein → MRITSIGHAGMLVETAAGRIVCDPWFTPAYFASWFPFPDNSAFGSAADPAGIRDAEYLFVSHLHHDHFDPHWLAENMSKDTTVLLPDYQVPDLRDELEKLGFRNFVQTRNREVTELPGGLRILIDALITPTDGPLGDSGIAIDDGEVRIFNQNDARPVEDGPVGAFGPYDAHFLQYSGAIWYPMVYDFPDRMKATVGRRKRENGMARALRYVDQYQAKQVFPFAGPPCFLDERDGLFAINDFDDDPTNVFPSQLAFLEFMREQGHDNGHLFVPGTTVVLGADGKCEIEQVPQAQIDEIYGRRRTYLTEYQKRAQPQIDAMHAGLPQDKSDLVGQLKEWVEPLLAWADHTCAGLNGRILLETVDPGSGEVDDQIVFDFLTRTIGTWDGEAECRYRFRTDRPLIEHLVRTRTPDWVNELFLSCRFQASRKGPYNEYIYTFFKSLSEEHMTYVEGYYAESSDVTDLAKAEGFAVQRHCPHLKADLTRFGTVADGVLTCSMHGWQFDLASGRCLTSDDRKLVARPLTAEDGELPEIPAGSPAPAAGR, encoded by the coding sequence ATGCGCATCACGTCGATTGGTCACGCCGGCATGCTGGTGGAGACCGCCGCCGGCCGGATCGTCTGCGACCCGTGGTTCACCCCGGCGTACTTCGCGTCCTGGTTCCCCTTCCCGGACAACTCGGCCTTCGGCTCCGCCGCCGACCCGGCCGGGATCCGCGACGCCGAGTATCTGTTCGTCTCCCACCTGCACCACGACCACTTCGACCCGCACTGGCTGGCGGAGAACATGTCGAAGGACACCACCGTCCTGCTCCCCGACTACCAGGTCCCGGACCTGCGCGACGAGTTGGAGAAGCTGGGCTTCCGGAACTTCGTGCAGACCCGCAACCGGGAGGTCACCGAGCTCCCCGGGGGCTTGAGAATCCTCATCGACGCGCTGATCACGCCGACCGACGGCCCGCTGGGCGACAGCGGCATCGCGATCGACGACGGCGAGGTGCGCATCTTCAACCAGAACGACGCCCGCCCGGTCGAGGACGGCCCGGTCGGAGCCTTCGGTCCGTACGACGCGCATTTCCTTCAGTACTCCGGCGCCATCTGGTACCCGATGGTCTACGACTTCCCGGACCGGATGAAGGCCACGGTCGGCCGCCGCAAGCGCGAGAACGGCATGGCCCGCGCGCTGCGCTACGTCGACCAGTACCAGGCCAAGCAGGTGTTCCCGTTCGCCGGCCCGCCCTGCTTCCTGGACGAGCGCGACGGCCTGTTCGCGATCAACGACTTCGACGACGACCCCACGAACGTCTTCCCGAGCCAGCTGGCGTTCCTGGAGTTCATGCGCGAGCAGGGCCACGACAACGGCCACCTGTTCGTCCCCGGCACCACCGTGGTCCTGGGCGCGGACGGCAAGTGCGAGATCGAGCAGGTCCCGCAGGCGCAGATCGACGAGATCTACGGCCGGCGCCGTACCTACCTCACGGAGTACCAGAAGCGCGCGCAGCCGCAGATCGACGCGATGCACGCCGGGCTGCCGCAGGACAAGTCCGACCTGGTCGGCCAGCTCAAGGAGTGGGTCGAGCCGCTGCTGGCCTGGGCCGACCACACCTGCGCCGGGCTGAACGGCCGGATCCTGCTGGAGACCGTGGACCCCGGCAGCGGCGAGGTCGACGACCAGATCGTCTTCGACTTCCTGACCCGCACGATCGGCACCTGGGACGGCGAGGCCGAGTGCCGCTACCGGTTCCGCACCGACCGGCCGCTGATCGAGCACCTGGTGCGGACCCGGACCCCGGACTGGGTGAACGAGCTGTTCCTGTCCTGCCGGTTCCAGGCCTCGCGCAAGGGCCCCTACAACGAGTACATCTACACGTTCTTCAAGTCCCTGTCCGAAGAGCACATGACCTACGTCGAGGGCTACTACGCCGAGTCCAGCGACGTCACCGACCTGGCCAAGGCCGAGGGCTTCGCGGTGCAGCGGCACTGCCCGCACCTGAAGGCCGACCTGACCCGCTTCGGGACGGTCGCCGACGGGGTGCTGACCTGCTCGATGCACGGCTGGCAGTTCGACCTGGCCTCCGGCCGCTGCCTGACCAGCGACGACCGCAAGCTGGTGGCGCGGCCGCTGACCGCCGAGGACGGGGAGCTGCCGGAGATTCCTGCTGGGAGCCCGGCTCCGGCCGCGGGGCGCTGA
- a CDS encoding LLM class F420-dependent oxidoreductase: MSQVIVDGVLLGNRTDSDAALTVRLACLADELGYEEIWLGESTGHDAFALAVAVAAAAGELPSGSADPDAKARAAGASPATAGELQRNNPARPRAALTLGPLPAAVRDPVTAARGAASVAALTGRDIGLALTASTGLVVVDWHGRPRTDPATALAESLSVLGPLTRNEPVSFQGVSVRSRGFRSRLEPSHASLTVLAFGLEACEVAVGRADRVAVPLATVEHAARIKARLALTSDRMNRAVPRLAVFLPTVVDPNAESLDWIRRSLLPYLDADGFGRMFAEAGHGELIDLARGGAHERSLLAAMPLDVLRSIAAVGDLNQVCSAFEDYRQAGVDEIVMLPESHDAGVIEHTIRALAK, encoded by the coding sequence GTGAGTCAAGTGATCGTGGACGGGGTTCTTCTCGGCAACCGCACGGACAGCGACGCGGCGCTGACCGTACGGCTGGCGTGCCTCGCCGACGAACTCGGCTATGAGGAGATCTGGCTGGGGGAGTCGACCGGGCACGACGCCTTCGCGCTCGCCGTGGCCGTGGCCGCAGCGGCCGGGGAGCTGCCCTCGGGGTCCGCCGATCCTGATGCCAAGGCCCGGGCCGCCGGCGCCAGCCCGGCCACCGCCGGCGAACTGCAGCGCAATAACCCGGCCCGGCCACGCGCCGCCCTCACCCTCGGCCCGCTCCCGGCCGCCGTCCGGGACCCGGTCACCGCGGCCCGCGGTGCCGCCAGCGTGGCCGCGCTCACCGGCCGGGACATCGGCCTGGCCCTGACCGCCTCCACCGGCCTGGTGGTCGTGGACTGGCACGGCCGGCCGCGCACCGACCCGGCCACCGCGCTGGCCGAGAGCCTGTCCGTGCTGGGCCCGCTGACCCGCAACGAGCCGGTCAGCTTCCAGGGCGTCTCGGTCCGCTCGCGCGGCTTCCGTTCGCGGCTGGAGCCCTCCCACGCCTCGCTGACCGTCCTGGCCTTCGGACTGGAGGCCTGCGAGGTCGCCGTGGGCCGCGCGGACCGGGTCGCGGTGCCGCTGGCGACCGTCGAGCATGCCGCGCGCATCAAGGCCCGGCTGGCTCTGACCTCCGACCGGATGAACCGCGCGGTGCCCCGTTTAGCCGTCTTCCTGCCGACGGTCGTCGACCCGAACGCCGAATCCCTGGACTGGATCCGGCGTTCGCTGTTGCCGTACCTGGACGCCGACGGCTTCGGCCGGATGTTCGCCGAGGCCGGGCACGGCGAGCTGATCGACCTGGCGCGCGGCGGGGCGCACGAGCGCTCGCTGCTGGCCGCGATGCCCCTGGACGTGCTGCGCTCCATAGCCGCGGTCGGCGACCTCAACCAGGTCTGCTCGGCGTTCGAGGACTACCGGCAGGCCGGGGTCGACGAGATCGTGATGCTGCCGGAGTCCCACGACGCCGGTGTGATTGAGCACACCATCCGGGCACTAGCGAAGTAG